Proteins co-encoded in one Microcoleus sp. AS-A8 genomic window:
- a CDS encoding ATP-dependent Clp protease ATP-binding subunit: MFERFTEKAIKVIMLAQEEARRLGHNFVGTEQILLGLIGEGTGVAAKVLKSMGVNLKDARIEVEKIIGRGSGFVAVEIPFTPRAKRVLELSLEEARQLGHNYIGTEHLLLGLIREGEGVAARVLENLGVDLTKVRTQVIRMLGETAEVTSGASQGRTKTPTLDEFGSNLTQMAGEGKLDPVVGRAKEIERVIQILGRRTKNNPVLIGEPGVGKTAIAEGLAQRIANNDVPDILEEKRVVTLDIGLLVAGTKYRGEFEERLKKIMDEIRQAGNVILVIDEVHTLIGAGAAEGAIDAANILKPALARGELQCIGATTLDEYRKHIERDAALERRFQPVMVGEPTVEETIEILYGLRERYEQHHKLKILDSALEAAAKLSDRYISDRYLPDKAIDLVDEAGSRVRLINSQLPPAAKELDKELRQVLKEKDDAVRSQDFDRAGELRDREMEIKAEIRAIAQSKKTDSGSDEPGPVVDEEDIAQIVASWTGVPVNKLTESESEKLLHMEDTLHQRLIGQEEAVKAVSRAIRRARVGLKNPNRPIASFIFSGPTGVGKTELAKSLASYFFGSEDAMIRLDMSEYMERHTVSKLIGSPPGYVGYNEGGQLTEAVRRRPYTVVLFDEIEKAHPDVFNMLLQILEDGRLTDAKGRTVDFKNTLLIMTSNIGSKVIEKGGGGIGFEFSENQAESQYNRIRSLVNEELKQYFRPEFLNRLDEIIVFRQLNREEVKEIADIMLKEVFGRLNEQGITLEVTERFKDRLVEEGYNPAYGARPLRRAIMRLLEDVLAEQILGGHIKDGDIATVDVDDSGTVKVLPGEKRELLPQAVE, from the coding sequence ATGTTTGAACGCTTTACAGAAAAAGCCATTAAGGTGATCATGCTGGCCCAGGAAGAGGCACGTCGCCTGGGGCACAACTTTGTAGGCACGGAGCAAATCCTTCTGGGTCTTATCGGAGAAGGTACAGGCGTCGCTGCTAAGGTTCTCAAATCGATGGGTGTCAATCTCAAAGACGCTCGTATCGAAGTAGAGAAAATCATTGGCAGGGGTTCCGGCTTCGTTGCGGTAGAAATTCCGTTTACCCCCAGAGCAAAGCGGGTTCTGGAGCTATCGCTCGAAGAAGCTCGCCAACTGGGACATAACTATATTGGTACTGAGCATTTGCTGCTTGGGTTAATCCGGGAAGGCGAAGGGGTCGCGGCTAGGGTTTTGGAAAACCTAGGTGTAGACCTGACCAAGGTGAGGACACAAGTGATTCGGATGCTGGGTGAGACGGCAGAAGTCACGAGTGGAGCCTCTCAGGGTCGTACCAAGACGCCAACCCTGGATGAATTTGGCTCAAACTTGACCCAGATGGCAGGTGAAGGGAAGCTTGACCCCGTGGTGGGACGAGCGAAGGAAATTGAGCGGGTGATCCAAATTTTGGGTCGCCGCACGAAGAATAACCCAGTGTTAATTGGGGAACCAGGGGTTGGGAAAACCGCGATCGCAGAAGGGTTAGCCCAACGAATTGCCAATAATGATGTGCCCGACATCCTCGAAGAAAAGCGGGTTGTAACTTTAGATATCGGCCTGTTGGTCGCGGGTACCAAGTATAGGGGTGAATTTGAAGAGCGCCTCAAGAAGATTATGGATGAAATTCGTCAGGCCGGGAATGTCATCCTGGTGATTGACGAAGTCCATACTTTGATTGGGGCGGGTGCTGCCGAAGGGGCGATTGATGCCGCCAACATCCTCAAACCAGCGCTGGCACGGGGTGAATTGCAGTGCATCGGCGCGACAACCCTGGATGAGTACCGCAAGCATATTGAACGAGATGCGGCATTAGAGCGTCGTTTCCAACCGGTCATGGTCGGTGAACCAACGGTGGAAGAAACGATTGAAATTCTTTATGGATTGCGCGAACGCTATGAGCAACACCATAAGCTGAAAATCTTGGACAGCGCTTTGGAAGCGGCAGCGAAGCTTTCGGATCGGTATATTTCTGACCGTTACCTGCCAGATAAGGCGATTGACTTGGTGGATGAGGCAGGCTCGCGGGTGCGCTTGATTAACTCCCAACTACCACCCGCCGCGAAAGAGTTGGATAAGGAACTGCGTCAGGTTCTCAAGGAGAAGGATGATGCAGTGCGCTCCCAGGACTTTGATCGGGCTGGAGAACTGCGCGATCGCGAAATGGAAATTAAGGCGGAAATTCGCGCGATCGCTCAAAGCAAAAAGACAGACTCCGGTAGTGACGAACCAGGGCCTGTGGTGGATGAAGAAGATATCGCCCAAATCGTAGCGTCCTGGACAGGGGTTCCGGTGAATAAGCTCACCGAATCCGAATCCGAGAAGCTGCTGCATATGGAAGACACCCTACACCAGCGTCTGATTGGTCAAGAGGAGGCCGTGAAGGCGGTAAGCCGTGCAATTCGTCGGGCACGGGTAGGATTAAAGAACCCCAACCGTCCGATTGCCAGCTTCATCTTCTCTGGACCGACCGGTGTTGGTAAGACCGAATTGGCCAAGTCGTTGGCGTCTTACTTCTTCGGTTCTGAAGATGCCATGATCCGCCTGGATATGTCGGAGTATATGGAGCGCCATACAGTTTCTAAGCTAATTGGTTCGCCTCCAGGCTATGTCGGCTACAACGAAGGCGGTCAGCTAACTGAAGCCGTTCGCCGTCGTCCTTACACAGTAGTGCTGTTCGATGAAATCGAAAAAGCGCACCCCGATGTCTTCAACATGCTGTTGCAAATTTTGGAAGACGGGCGTTTGACCGATGCCAAGGGTCGGACGGTAGACTTCAAGAACACGCTGTTGATCATGACCTCGAACATCGGTTCTAAGGTGATTGAGAAAGGTGGCGGTGGTATTGGCTTTGAGTTTAGCGAGAATCAAGCCGAGTCTCAGTACAACCGCATCCGTTCGCTGGTGAACGAAGAACTCAAGCAATACTTCCGTCCAGAGTTCCTCAACCGTCTCGATGAGATTATCGTCTTCCGTCAGCTCAACAGAGAAGAGGTGAAGGAAATTGCCGACATTATGCTCAAAGAGGTGTTCGGTCGCTTGAACGAGCAAGGCATCACCCTGGAAGTCACCGAACGGTTCAAAGACCGCTTGGTGGAAGAAGGGTACAATCCCGCTTATGGTGCAAGACCGCTGCGTCGGGCTATCATGCGCCTACTTGAAGATGTGTTAGCGGAGCAAATCCTCGGTGGACACATCAAAGATGGCGATATCGCTACGGTGGATGTTGATGACAGTGGCACCGTGAAAGTGTTGCCAGGGGAGAAGCGAGAGCTTTTGCCTCAAGCGGTTGAGTAA
- the rimI gene encoding ribosomal protein S18-alanine N-acetyltransferase, with protein MTFLKLKPLTLEQLSAVMELDRLCFGGLWTRSGYERELESPNSQLLILEAASTQGESGLQTPSSGLEEGLIVTPEIELDGTNPKPTPTQNAQTADFETAPLRSNAVIGLGCYWSILEEAHITILAVHPDYQHQGLGQLLLYALLRDAKRRQLEWATLEVKPSNQAALSLYQKFGFTLAGRRRRYYKDTGEDALILWRGGLQQQDFEETLAHCYRQAKQRLHGGGWQHLTWRELENGHNS; from the coding sequence GTGACTTTCTTAAAACTTAAACCACTAACCCTAGAACAGCTGAGTGCCGTTATGGAGCTAGATCGGCTGTGCTTTGGGGGTCTGTGGACGCGATCGGGTTATGAGCGAGAGTTAGAAAGCCCCAACAGTCAATTGCTGATTTTAGAAGCGGCAAGTACTCAAGGGGAATCCGGACTTCAGACACCGTCGTCTGGTTTAGAGGAGGGTTTAATTGTTACCCCAGAGATTGAACTCGACGGGACTAATCCCAAACCCACCCCGACTCAAAACGCTCAAACAGCGGATTTTGAAACCGCACCGCTCCGGTCAAATGCCGTAATAGGGTTAGGTTGTTACTGGTCAATCTTGGAGGAGGCGCACATTACGATTCTTGCGGTGCATCCAGACTACCAACATCAAGGGCTGGGTCAATTACTCCTGTATGCTTTACTACGGGATGCCAAAAGGCGTCAGTTGGAGTGGGCAACCTTGGAGGTGAAGCCATCAAATCAAGCCGCGCTATCTCTTTATCAAAAGTTTGGCTTCACGCTCGCAGGGCGACGCCGACGCTATTACAAAGATACGGGTGAAGATGCCCTGATTCTCTGGCGTGGTGGGCTGCAACAACAGGACTTTGAGGAAACGCTTGCCCACTGTTATCGGCAAGCCAAACAGCGCCTGCACGGTGGCGGCTGGCAGCATCTCACCTGGAGGGAATTAGAGAATGGGCATAACAGTTGA
- the lysA gene encoding diaminopimelate decarboxylase, with the protein MLSTDTAGAENSGAQYLPSPSNWDTPRSPNQELLPLSATVNSRDCLEIGGCDVMTLVERLGSPLYILDEVTLRTACRQYRDGFARYYKGDSQVLYASKAWNCLAVCAIVASEGLGIDVVSGGELYTALQAGVKAEKLYLHGNNKSQAELELAISSGCTIVVDNWLELRTLADWKLPTLGLSGASDEEPTHPKSNPIRMMLRLTPGIECHTHEYIRTGHLDSKFGFDPNALDQLFAFVSQHPNLNCIGLHAHIGSQIFERQPHQDLAGVLVDFMTKASGYGLSIQELNVGGGLGIRYTESDDPPSIDDWVKGVSEAVMSACEQQQLPLPKLLSEPGRSLIGSACVTAYRVGSRKEIPEIRTYLAVDGGMSDNPRPITYQSLYRAVVANRMSAPATETVTLAGKHCESGDILIKEATLPKTEVGDILVVMGTGAYNYSMASNYNRLPRPAAVLVNQGEANLILKRETYQDIIRQDCLPERLMPTSN; encoded by the coding sequence ATGCTTTCAACTGACACGGCTGGGGCTGAAAATTCTGGAGCTCAGTATCTCCCCTCACCCAGCAATTGGGACACTCCTCGCTCACCCAATCAGGAACTGTTACCTCTTAGTGCAACAGTCAATAGTCGTGACTGTCTGGAAATAGGGGGTTGTGATGTAATGACGTTGGTGGAACGATTGGGTTCCCCGCTTTATATTTTGGACGAGGTGACATTACGAACGGCCTGCCGCCAGTACAGAGATGGGTTTGCTCGATACTACAAAGGGGATTCCCAGGTTCTTTATGCCTCTAAAGCCTGGAATTGTCTAGCTGTTTGTGCGATCGTGGCCTCAGAAGGCTTGGGGATCGATGTTGTGTCAGGGGGTGAACTCTACACCGCTTTACAAGCTGGCGTCAAAGCCGAAAAACTTTATCTTCACGGCAATAACAAATCTCAAGCTGAATTGGAGCTAGCCATTAGCAGTGGCTGCACGATTGTGGTAGATAACTGGCTGGAGCTACGCACTCTCGCCGATTGGAAATTACCGACTTTAGGCTTGAGTGGCGCATCTGACGAAGAGCCCACTCATCCAAAATCAAATCCGATTCGGATGATGCTACGGCTGACTCCAGGCATTGAGTGTCATACCCACGAATACATTCGTACTGGCCATCTCGATAGCAAGTTTGGCTTTGATCCCAACGCCTTAGACCAACTCTTTGCCTTTGTCAGCCAACACCCCAACCTCAACTGCATCGGTTTACACGCCCACATTGGTTCGCAAATTTTTGAGCGCCAACCCCACCAAGACCTGGCGGGTGTTTTAGTGGATTTTATGACTAAAGCCTCTGGCTACGGTTTATCGATTCAAGAACTGAATGTCGGGGGTGGCTTAGGGATTCGTTACACAGAATCAGATGATCCCCCTAGTATTGACGACTGGGTGAAGGGCGTTTCCGAGGCGGTGATGAGTGCTTGTGAACAGCAGCAACTGCCCCTACCCAAGCTACTTTCGGAACCGGGGCGATCGCTCATTGGTTCAGCCTGTGTCACCGCCTATCGTGTGGGGAGCCGAAAGGAAATTCCCGAAATCCGGACTTACCTCGCTGTTGATGGCGGCATGTCCGATAATCCTCGCCCCATCACATACCAGTCCTTATATCGCGCCGTTGTGGCTAACCGGATGTCCGCTCCTGCCACAGAAACCGTCACCCTTGCTGGGAAACACTGCGAATCAGGAGATATCCTGATTAAAGAAGCCACCCTGCCTAAAACTGAGGTCGGAGATATCTTGGTCGTTATGGGTACTGGTGCATACAATTACAGCATGGCGTCTAATTACAATCGCCTGCCGCGACCGGCTGCTGTATTGGTCAATCAGGGAGAAGCCAACTTGATTTTGAAGCGCGAGACCTATCAGGATATTATTCGGCAAGATTGTTTACCCGAACGACTCATGCCGACCAGCAATTAG
- the cdaA gene encoding diadenylate cyclase CdaA, translating into MPPSSSGSFPDPSWAQSVLLHSIDVGLVLALTYMVLLIIGERRTLWMVRGLIVLMLAAALSNRLGLTLLSFVLEKLVVGSAVAMAVIFQSEFRRFLEQVGRGEIVQLFQEKRRPIPKPDSVIDEIVDAVKELSQNRIGALMIMETNGPIDERDVSVPGVQLNAEVSKELLQTIFQTSTLLHDGAVLIRGSRVAAAGVILPLSERTASRQLGTRHRAAMGITERVENCLCIVVSEETGSISLAERGKLNRPLTSSKLKELLEARFSTAVDREAVAPGLRSIGRRIKSRGKDVVSRVLRLPSSTSQQKK; encoded by the coding sequence ATGCCCCCCTCGTCGTCGGGTTCATTTCCTGACCCTAGCTGGGCTCAGTCCGTGTTGCTTCATAGCATCGACGTTGGATTGGTTCTGGCACTCACTTATATGGTGCTCCTCATTATTGGGGAGCGCCGAACGCTGTGGATGGTTCGAGGGTTGATTGTTCTGATGCTGGCAGCCGCGTTAAGTAATCGTTTGGGCTTGACGCTGCTGAGTTTTGTGTTAGAAAAGTTGGTGGTTGGATCGGCTGTAGCCATGGCTGTGATTTTTCAGTCAGAGTTTCGTCGGTTTTTGGAACAGGTAGGGCGGGGAGAAATTGTGCAATTGTTTCAAGAGAAACGAAGGCCAATCCCCAAACCCGACAGTGTGATCGATGAAATCGTGGACGCGGTTAAAGAATTATCCCAAAATCGAATCGGTGCTCTGATGATTATGGAAACGAATGGTCCGATTGATGAACGGGATGTATCTGTACCCGGCGTTCAGCTCAATGCTGAAGTCTCCAAAGAATTGCTGCAAACCATCTTCCAAACATCAACTTTGTTGCATGATGGAGCGGTGCTGATTCGCGGTTCCCGCGTCGCTGCCGCTGGTGTAATTCTTCCGCTTTCTGAACGTACAGCATCACGGCAATTAGGTACACGCCATCGAGCCGCAATGGGAATTACCGAGCGCGTCGAAAATTGTCTTTGTATAGTTGTATCTGAAGAGACGGGTTCAATTTCTTTGGCGGAACGAGGAAAATTAAACCGACCCTTAACAAGTAGTAAATTGAAAGAATTGCTAGAGGCTCGATTTTCGACCGCTGTTGACCGCGAGGCTGTCGCCCCAGGTTTACGCAGTATTGGTCGTCGAATTAAGTCTCGAGGAAAGGATGTGGTTTCGCGTGTCCTCCGTCTTCCGTCATCAACTTCCCAACAGAAGAAATGA
- a CDS encoding isoprenyl transferase yields the protein MTAKQTLLKQLPSDLSPDRLPQHVAVIMDGNGRWAKRRGLPRIMGHRQGVDALKDLLRCCKDWGIKALTAYAFSTENWGRPLEEVDFLMTLFERVLMREIREMMQENVRIQFVGNLSVLPRSLQAQIERSMSETQNNCDIVFTVATNYGGREEILQACRALAKKVQQGQIQAEEIDEAMFSRHLYTADLCDPDLLIRTSGEMRLSNFLLWQMAYAEIYITEAFWPDFDRAEFHRALSAYQKRDRRFGKV from the coding sequence ATGACTGCTAAGCAAACATTATTAAAACAGTTACCAAGTGACCTCTCTCCCGACCGTCTACCCCAGCATGTAGCGGTGATTATGGATGGAAATGGTCGCTGGGCCAAACGCCGAGGATTACCGCGAATTATGGGGCATCGGCAAGGAGTAGATGCCCTAAAGGATTTGCTGCGCTGCTGCAAGGATTGGGGAATCAAAGCGCTCACCGCTTACGCGTTTTCTACAGAGAACTGGGGACGGCCCCTGGAGGAAGTGGATTTTTTGATGACGTTGTTTGAGCGAGTGTTGATGCGAGAAATCAGAGAGATGATGCAGGAGAATGTGCGGATTCAATTTGTGGGCAATTTATCTGTCCTGCCGCGATCGCTCCAAGCTCAAATCGAACGCTCCATGAGCGAAACTCAGAATAATTGTGACATTGTATTTACTGTTGCTACAAATTATGGAGGACGAGAGGAGATTTTGCAAGCCTGCCGAGCGCTCGCCAAAAAGGTGCAGCAAGGTCAAATCCAAGCGGAGGAGATTGATGAGGCGATGTTTTCACGCCACCTCTACACGGCTGATTTGTGTGACCCAGATTTGCTCATCCGTACCAGTGGAGAGATGCGCTTAAGCAATTTTCTGCTCTGGCAAATGGCTTACGCCGAAATTTATATCACAGAAGCCTTCTGGCCGGATTTTGATCGGGCGGAGTTCCATCGGGCCTTGTCTGCTTATCAAAAGCGCGATCGCCGATTTGGGAAGGTATAA
- a CDS encoding DUF3143 domain-containing protein, translating to MALPLADTPLYNHPLPEIEQWLKAQGCEQDRNDLHCWHVERASWKAQLCLEIEELTVRYLNASEGGRDIQRSFKYSLSRRDIEAAVFCGP from the coding sequence ATGGCTCTTCCGTTAGCTGATACCCCTTTATACAACCATCCTCTCCCTGAAATTGAGCAGTGGCTAAAAGCCCAGGGATGCGAACAAGACCGCAATGACTTACACTGCTGGCACGTTGAGCGAGCCAGTTGGAAAGCACAACTGTGCTTAGAAATTGAGGAATTAACCGTGCGCTATTTAAATGCCAGTGAAGGGGGACGAGATATTCAACGCTCCTTTAAGTACTCCCTCAGCCGTAGGGATATAGAAGCGGCTGTCTTCTGCGGGCCATAA
- a CDS encoding J domain-containing protein — MAQDRVRQKVRNGVTQNPNYYLLMGLHPSASPIEIRRAYRELSKRYHPDTTTLPTDTATQKFQQLNEAYATLSNPERRVAYDQTIGYSRFNVIQAPANLNIPVSQKRPTYSSSAYLDPTDRPLSAGEIFALFILGLTFVGCILLAIAIGLTRGDSAFHSVSGSSSKNSPTQQQPIPHRVLTPSNFKSEPPLKQALVKTQTPTLPKPPSADKF; from the coding sequence GTGGCGCAAGATCGGGTTAGACAAAAAGTCAGGAATGGTGTAACACAAAATCCAAATTATTATCTCCTAATGGGGTTACACCCTAGTGCATCACCCATAGAAATCCGGCGTGCCTATCGGGAACTTAGCAAGCGCTATCATCCGGATACCACTACCTTACCCACGGACACGGCAACTCAAAAATTTCAACAACTTAATGAAGCCTATGCCACTCTCAGCAATCCAGAGCGGCGAGTAGCGTATGATCAAACCATTGGCTACTCACGCTTCAATGTCATTCAGGCACCTGCAAATTTAAACATACCCGTTTCCCAAAAGCGACCAACCTACTCATCCTCAGCCTATCTCGACCCAACTGACCGCCCTCTCTCGGCGGGTGAGATTTTTGCTCTGTTCATTCTGGGCTTAACCTTTGTGGGTTGCATTCTGCTAGCGATCGCCATTGGGTTAACGCGAGGAGATTCGGCGTTCCACTCAGTTTCTGGGTCGAGCAGTAAGAACTCACCGACCCAACAACAGCCGATTCCTCATCGAGTCCTGACGCCGAGCAACTTTAAATCCGAACCGCCCTTAAAGCAAGCGTTGGTTAAGACTCAGACTCCAACCCTTCCTAAACCCCCATCCGCCGATAAGTTTTAA
- a CDS encoding O-antigen ligase family protein, whose protein sequence is MQAAWTALQGGLFLFPWMPTLGSVGLVLAVAGAWKQEYRTIIRRPLNWGLAILSGWLVITCCFAHNRPEAFLGLANLLPYFLVFAAYSSLIQYPSQLRQLAKLLVIGSWPVVIIGFGQLFWGWAGNVPWQIVFGWILEAKGNPPGRMSSVFMYANILAAYLQIMFILGLGLWIERFQAWRNSGNRYPVGQLVIWSVAVLGNAIALLLTNSRNAWGIVVLACLSFALYLGWRLIVLGVTAAASTVLWASFGPQLGRQWLRSTIVPPFLWARLTDQLYPNRPLALMRKTQWQFAWTMTQERPWMGWGLRNFTPLYQATMHLWLGHPHNLLLMLMAETGIPATLLLCGLIGWVLAQAVLILRVWSDIEPLENRPSWHQDRLIFFTYLMAFGGCTLFNLVDVTLFDMRINTFGWVLLSAICGVVYRYQGILTSQRLESH, encoded by the coding sequence TTGCAGGCGGCGTGGACGGCTTTGCAAGGGGGGCTATTCTTGTTCCCGTGGATGCCAACACTGGGCAGCGTGGGACTCGTCTTGGCTGTGGCAGGAGCCTGGAAGCAAGAATACCGTACTATTATTCGACGCCCTTTGAATTGGGGACTGGCTATTCTGAGTGGATGGCTGGTGATTACCTGTTGCTTTGCCCATAACCGTCCAGAAGCGTTTCTGGGTTTAGCCAATTTATTACCGTATTTCCTGGTTTTTGCCGCTTACAGTAGTTTAATTCAGTATCCCTCTCAATTGCGACAGCTCGCGAAGCTTTTGGTTATAGGTTCATGGCCCGTTGTGATCATCGGGTTTGGGCAATTATTTTGGGGATGGGCAGGCAATGTGCCGTGGCAAATTGTGTTCGGTTGGATACTCGAAGCCAAGGGCAATCCTCCGGGACGAATGTCTTCGGTGTTCATGTACGCCAATATTCTCGCCGCTTATCTCCAGATCATGTTTATTTTGGGGTTAGGGCTGTGGATTGAGAGGTTTCAAGCTTGGCGAAACAGCGGGAATCGTTACCCCGTGGGGCAGCTAGTAATTTGGAGTGTAGCCGTCCTGGGGAATGCGATCGCTCTGCTTCTGACCAATTCTCGCAATGCTTGGGGGATCGTGGTTTTAGCTTGCCTTAGTTTTGCCCTATATCTGGGTTGGCGCTTGATTGTCCTAGGCGTCACGGCGGCAGCGAGTACCGTACTCTGGGCGTCGTTTGGCCCTCAGTTGGGTCGCCAATGGCTGCGTAGCACGATTGTCCCACCTTTCTTGTGGGCACGACTGACTGACCAATTGTATCCCAATCGTCCGCTGGCTCTGATGCGGAAAACCCAGTGGCAGTTTGCCTGGACGATGACTCAGGAACGTCCTTGGATGGGTTGGGGGCTAAGGAATTTTACGCCACTCTACCAAGCGACAATGCATCTTTGGCTGGGTCATCCCCACAATTTGCTACTCATGTTGATGGCTGAAACGGGTATTCCGGCGACGCTGTTATTGTGTGGCTTAATTGGCTGGGTTCTGGCTCAAGCTGTCTTAATTTTAAGAGTATGGTCAGATATAGAACCGCTCGAAAATAGACCTTCCTGGCATCAAGACAGATTAATTTTTTTCACTTATCTAATGGCTTTCGGGGGCTGCACTCTATTTAACTTGGTAGATGTAACGCTGTTTGATATGCGAATCAATACCTTCGGTTGGGTACTTTTATCCGCAATTTGTGGAGTTGTTTATCGATATCAAGGAATTTTGACTTCGCAACGCTTAGAAAGCCATTAA
- a CDS encoding YaaW family protein: MDELRSALDLATEEELVQLTDILFRRKFNPLDYVQTPDPIEVQSRDREAWLDAIEDRFRFLAADGLTVLRGRSHEITYRQALIQVCHYLKIPYSKKLTTTDIEAEIFLNLMGRAWKKLPASEKKSLTVRVQRSLAQSNFSEPLPVHLQHNPMSLLVKGGSALAVSSIIKPILLQQMARHLALHFAKYQVAKEAVVRGGVAAAAQVESYLVLQTAGRGMALNAARYGATRSVFALLGPVLWGYFFADLGWRAIATNYGRIIPTIFALAQIRLTRTECWEPV, from the coding sequence TTGGATGAACTGAGAAGCGCCTTAGATTTAGCAACGGAAGAAGAGTTAGTTCAACTGACGGACATTTTGTTCCGTCGTAAGTTTAATCCCTTAGATTATGTTCAGACACCTGACCCAATTGAGGTGCAAAGCCGCGATCGCGAGGCTTGGCTAGATGCCATAGAGGATCGATTTCGCTTTTTGGCGGCAGATGGCTTAACGGTACTCAGAGGACGCAGCCACGAAATTACCTACCGACAAGCGCTGATTCAAGTTTGTCATTACCTGAAGATCCCTTACTCTAAAAAGCTGACAACGACGGATATAGAGGCAGAGATATTTCTGAATTTAATGGGTCGAGCTTGGAAAAAGTTACCCGCCTCCGAAAAGAAATCACTCACCGTGCGAGTGCAGCGATCGCTGGCTCAGTCTAACTTTTCTGAACCCCTCCCCGTACATCTCCAGCACAATCCCATGAGTTTACTAGTCAAAGGGGGCAGCGCCTTGGCCGTTAGCTCAATTATTAAGCCAATTTTGTTGCAACAAATGGCGCGTCATCTTGCCCTTCATTTTGCTAAGTATCAAGTTGCCAAAGAAGCCGTTGTTCGTGGCGGTGTAGCAGCAGCGGCTCAGGTGGAAAGCTATCTGGTGCTACAAACAGCAGGACGGGGGATGGCGTTAAATGCCGCTCGTTATGGAGCGACTCGGAGTGTATTTGCGTTGTTGGGGCCAGTATTATGGGGTTATTTCTTTGCTGACTTGGGCTGGCGGGCGATCGCCACCAATTACGGTCGAATTATCCCCACCATCTTTGCTCTAGCACAAATTCGTCTCACTCGCACCGAATGCTGGGAACCCGTTTGA
- a CDS encoding FAD-dependent oxidoreductase, with the protein MFDVAIIGAGLAGLTCAQQLHQAGYRVVVVEKSRGVGGRLATRRLYDTCADHGVRYLEAQGRLLKALIELLVQRDILHTWTDTLYELQPTTSESLGENFAHPSPLTCYAAPAGMTAVAKFLATGLDIEFNRRVQAITPTQEQSWLLTLDSTEVPDELTARAVVVAIPAPQALMLLEPLAAKGLSPEFLDRLRSVEFEPCLSAIAGYPQAAIQDFPLACHVSNDSDLAWIGLDSSKRSNPQMPIFVLQSTADFAQKYLDTEDLKPAGQQLLSRAAQLLAPWLDTPNLVQVHRWRYAFPQSPLNQDYLHTPTPLPLICCGDWCGGKRIESALHSGLAAAVQINQQLQQRSLPGENFWHTL; encoded by the coding sequence GTGTTTGATGTCGCCATTATTGGTGCAGGACTTGCAGGACTCACTTGTGCCCAACAACTGCATCAAGCTGGATATCGTGTGGTTGTCGTGGAGAAGTCTCGCGGTGTGGGGGGACGTTTAGCGACACGACGGCTCTATGATACCTGCGCCGATCATGGAGTACGTTACCTGGAAGCGCAAGGAAGGTTATTGAAAGCGCTGATTGAACTTCTGGTACAGCGCGATATCCTCCACACTTGGACTGATACGTTGTACGAACTCCAACCCACGACATCAGAGTCATTGGGTGAAAATTTCGCTCACCCCTCACCGCTTACCTGTTACGCAGCACCCGCCGGAATGACAGCCGTTGCCAAATTTTTAGCGACTGGTTTAGACATTGAGTTCAATCGACGAGTACAAGCGATAACACCCACCCAGGAACAGAGTTGGCTTCTCACCCTCGACTCAACAGAGGTACCTGACGAACTAACCGCTAGAGCCGTTGTTGTTGCCATCCCAGCTCCCCAAGCTTTAATGCTACTCGAACCTCTAGCCGCAAAAGGTCTGTCACCAGAATTTTTAGATCGCCTGAGATCTGTCGAGTTTGAGCCTTGCCTAAGTGCGATCGCAGGTTATCCACAAGCTGCCATTCAAGACTTCCCTCTAGCTTGTCATGTATCCAATGATTCTGATCTAGCCTGGATTGGCTTAGATAGTAGCAAGCGCTCCAATCCTCAGATGCCGATTTTTGTTTTACAAAGTACCGCTGACTTTGCCCAAAAATACCTTGATACCGAGGATCTAAAACCAGCCGGACAGCAGCTATTATCCCGTGCCGCACAATTACTTGCTCCCTGGCTTGATACTCCCAATTTGGTTCAAGTGCATCGCTGGCGTTATGCCTTTCCCCAGTCTCCTTTAAATCAAGACTATCTCCACACCCCAACACCCTTACCTCTCATTTGTTGTGGCGATTGGTGTGGGGGCAAGCGGATAGAAAGTGCCTTACACTCTGGATTAGCCGCCGCTGTCCAAATTAATCAACAACTGCAACAGCGATCGCTACCCGGAGAAAATTTTTGGCATACCCTCTAG